In Lachnospiraceae bacterium, one DNA window encodes the following:
- the rpmH gene encoding 50S ribosomal protein L34, which translates to MKMTFQPKKRQRAKVHGFRARMKTAGGRKVIAARRAKGRAKLTA; encoded by the coding sequence ATGAAGATGACATTTCAGCCTAAGAAAAGACAGAGAGCAAAAGTTCATGGCTTCAGAGCTAGAATGAAGACAGCTGGCGGTAGAAAAGTTATTGCTGCAAGAAGAGCAAAAGGTAGAGCTAAATTAACCGCTTAA
- the gyrA gene encoding DNA gyrase subunit A, protein MEPNVFDKVHDVDLKKTMEQSYIDYAMSVISARALPDARDGLKPVQRRVLFSMIELNNGPDKPHRKCARIVGDTMGKYHPHGDSSIYGALVNMAQDWSTRYPLVDGHGNFGSVDGDGAAAMRYTEARLSRISMEMLADINKNTVDFVPNFDETEKEPVVLPSRFPNLLVNGTSGIAVGMATNIPPHNLREVIAAVVRMIDNRVNEDRETSLEEIMEIIKGPDFPTGATILGKRGIEEAYRTGRAKIKVRAVTNIETMPNGKSRIIVTELPYMVNKARLIEKIAELVKEKKVDGITYIGDESNREGMRINIELRRDVNANVILNQLLKHTQLQDTFGVIMLALVNNEPKVMNLHQMLDCYIAHQEDVVRRRTQYDLNKAEERAHILQGLLIALDHIDEVIRIIRGSANVADAKNQLMERFGLSDAQAQAIVDMRLRALTGLEREKLENEYKELQVRIAELKAILADEKKLLTVIKEEINIIAEKYGDDRRTAIGYDDDMSMEDLIPDEDTVIAMTHLGYIKRMDVDNFRSQNRGGKGIKGMQTIEEDYIEDLLMTTNHHYMMFFTNTGRVYRIKAYEIPEAGRTARGTAIVNLLQMQPGEKITAIIPMRELNEDKYLFMATKKGMVKKTPMLEYENVRKNGLQAIVLRDDDELIEVKATDNTQDIFLVTKKGMCIRFKETDVRVTGRVSMGVIGMRFDEDDEVIGMQMESQGEHLLVVSENGMGKRTLISEFNAQNRGGKGVFCYKVTEKTGYLIGAKLVSDGREIMLITTEGIVIRMSVDDISVIGRNTSGVKLMNIDQDSDIKVASIAKVRESATRDNEAEEENLEEAEADIAEAEENDTEE, encoded by the coding sequence ATGGAACCGAATGTATTTGACAAGGTTCATGACGTGGACCTTAAAAAGACCATGGAACAGTCCTATATTGACTATGCCATGAGTGTTATCAGCGCCAGAGCACTTCCTGACGCCAGGGACGGCTTAAAGCCGGTACAGCGCCGGGTGCTGTTTTCTATGATAGAGTTAAACAACGGACCGGATAAGCCACATCGTAAGTGTGCCCGTATCGTTGGTGATACTATGGGTAAATATCATCCTCATGGTGACAGCTCCATTTACGGGGCATTGGTCAATATGGCACAGGACTGGTCTACCAGATATCCATTGGTAGATGGTCATGGAAACTTTGGTTCCGTGGATGGTGATGGTGCTGCAGCCATGCGATATACAGAGGCGCGTTTAAGCCGTATTTCCATGGAAATGCTGGCAGATATCAATAAAAATACAGTAGATTTCGTGCCCAACTTTGACGAGACGGAAAAAGAGCCTGTAGTATTGCCTTCCAGATTCCCAAATCTGTTAGTAAACGGTACTTCCGGTATTGCCGTTGGTATGGCTACTAATATCCCGCCTCACAATCTGCGAGAAGTTATTGCAGCTGTTGTAAGAATGATCGATAACCGTGTAAATGAGGACCGGGAGACTTCTTTAGAGGAAATCATGGAGATCATCAAAGGACCTGATTTTCCTACAGGAGCTACCATTTTAGGAAAAAGGGGCATTGAGGAGGCATACCGCACCGGCCGTGCAAAGATCAAAGTGAGAGCTGTGACTAATATTGAGACTATGCCAAACGGAAAGTCACGTATTATAGTTACAGAACTGCCATACATGGTAAATAAGGCCAGACTCATAGAAAAGATCGCAGAGCTGGTAAAGGAAAAAAAGGTGGACGGCATTACCTATATCGGTGATGAATCCAACCGTGAAGGTATGCGCATTAATATTGAGCTGCGCCGTGATGTAAATGCAAATGTTATCTTAAACCAGCTGTTAAAGCATACACAGCTGCAGGATACATTTGGTGTGATCATGCTGGCCCTGGTGAACAATGAACCAAAGGTCATGAACCTGCACCAGATGCTGGACTGCTACATTGCCCACCAGGAGGATGTAGTAAGACGCAGGACCCAGTATGATTTAAATAAGGCAGAGGAGCGTGCCCACATTTTACAGGGCTTGCTGATCGCCTTAGATCACATTGATGAGGTCATCCGCATTATCCGTGGTTCTGCAAATGTAGCAGATGCAAAAAATCAGTTAATGGAGCGTTTTGGCTTAAGTGACGCACAGGCTCAGGCAATCGTAGACATGAGACTGCGTGCTCTTACAGGTCTGGAACGTGAGAAGCTGGAAAATGAATATAAAGAGCTTCAGGTACGTATTGCAGAGTTAAAAGCAATCCTGGCAGACGAGAAGAAGCTTTTAACCGTTATCAAAGAAGAAATCAATATTATCGCTGAGAAATATGGTGATGACAGAAGAACTGCCATTGGTTATGATGATGATATGTCCATGGAAGACCTGATCCCGGATGAAGATACCGTGATCGCTATGACTCATTTAGGCTATATCAAGCGTATGGATGTAGATAATTTCAGAAGCCAGAACCGCGGCGGAAAGGGCATTAAAGGAATGCAGACGATTGAGGAGGACTATATTGAAGACCTTCTTATGACTACCAATCATCATTATATGATGTTCTTTACCAATACAGGCCGTGTATACAGGATCAAGGCATATGAGATCCCTGAAGCAGGCCGTACAGCCCGTGGAACAGCTATTGTCAATCTGCTGCAGATGCAGCCAGGTGAAAAGATCACGGCTATTATACCGATGCGTGAGCTGAATGAGGATAAATATCTGTTTATGGCTACTAAGAAGGGTATGGTAAAGAAGACCCCGATGTTAGAATACGAAAATGTTCGGAAGAATGGACTTCAGGCAATCGTACTCCGCGACGATGATGAACTGATCGAAGTAAAGGCCACAGACAATACCCAGGATATCTTCCTTGTGACTAAAAAGGGAATGTGTATCCGCTTCAAGGAAACAGACGTAAGAGTTACAGGCCGTGTTTCAATGGGCGTTATCGGTATGCGTTTTGATGAAGATGATGAAGTCATTGGCATGCAGATGGAAAGTCAGGGAGAACATCTTTTAGTTGTATCTGAAAATGGTATGGGCAAGCGTACCCTGATCAGCGAATTTAATGCACAGAACCGCGGTGGTAAGGGTGTATTCTGTTATAAGGTAACAGAGAAGACCGGCTATCTCATCGGAGCTAAACTGGTAAGTGACGGCCGTGAGATCATGCTCATTACTACGGAAGGCATTGTGATCCGTATGTCTGTAGATGATATTTCAGTGATCGGAAGAAATACTTCTGGTGTGAAACTGATGAATATCGACCAGGATTCTGATATTAAAGTTGCAAGCATTGCCAAGGTAAGGGAAAGTGCTACCAGAGACAATGAAGCCGAGGAAGAAAATCTGGAAGAAGCAGAAGCTGATATTGCTGAAGCAGAGGAAAATGATACAGAAGAATAA
- the yidD gene encoding membrane protein insertion efficiency factor YidD — protein MKIIKKTMILMIRGYQKYLSPLKRYTHCIYTPTCSQYAIEALEKYGVFKGTWLACKRILRCHPFAEGGYDPVP, from the coding sequence ATGAAGATCATAAAAAAAACGATGATCCTGATGATAAGAGGATATCAGAAATATCTTTCTCCTCTTAAAAGATACACTCACTGTATTTACACACCTACGTGTTCTCAATACGCCATTGAAGCACTGGAAAAGTACGGTGTGTTTAAAGGTACATGGTTGGCCTGCAAAAGGATTCTTCGTTGTCATCCCTTTGCAGAAGGCGGTTATGATCCAGTTCCGTAG
- the recF gene encoding DNA replication/repair protein RecF, with protein MTIESIELKNYRNYEELHMELSQGTNILYGDNAQGKTNILEAVYVCCTTKSHRGAKDKDMIRFGEDESHIKLQIKKGVVPCRIDMHLKKNKTKGIAVDGIPIRKASQLFGLVNVVFFSPEDLNIIKNGPSERRRFIDMELCQLDKVYVHSLVQYNKVLLQRNKLLKELGFHPEYEATLDVWDEQLVRFGKEVIKARRDFIHQLGDIIKELHTKLSGGKENIEVIYDPDTEENELEAAVRKSRPQDMKQKTTLAGPHRDDISFVVNGIDIRRFGSQGQQRTAALSLKLSELELVKKISRDAPVLLLDDVLSELDSSRQNQLLDAIQDIQTMITCTGLEDFVNHRFHIDKIFKVEEGKVTSQN; from the coding sequence ATGACTATTGAATCCATAGAACTTAAGAATTACCGCAATTATGAAGAACTGCATATGGAATTGAGTCAGGGAACCAATATTCTCTACGGCGACAATGCACAGGGAAAGACAAATATCCTGGAAGCGGTCTATGTGTGCTGTACTACCAAGTCACACAGGGGGGCGAAAGATAAGGATATGATCCGTTTTGGAGAAGATGAATCCCACATTAAGCTCCAGATAAAAAAGGGTGTGGTCCCCTGCCGCATTGATATGCATTTAAAGAAAAATAAAACCAAGGGGATTGCTGTAGACGGTATCCCCATCCGGAAGGCAAGCCAGCTGTTTGGACTGGTCAATGTGGTATTTTTCTCACCGGAGGACTTAAATATCATAAAAAACGGTCCTTCTGAGCGAAGACGCTTTATTGACATGGAGCTTTGCCAGCTGGATAAAGTGTATGTCCATTCTTTAGTCCAGTATAATAAAGTCCTTCTCCAGCGGAACAAACTTTTAAAAGAACTTGGTTTTCATCCGGAATATGAGGCAACACTGGATGTATGGGATGAACAGCTGGTGCGTTTTGGAAAAGAAGTGATAAAAGCCAGGAGAGACTTTATCCATCAGCTGGGGGACATTATCAAAGAATTGCATACAAAGCTTTCCGGGGGCAAAGAAAATATAGAAGTGATCTATGACCCGGATACAGAGGAAAATGAGCTGGAAGCGGCGGTAAGGAAGAGCCGGCCGCAGGATATGAAGCAGAAGACTACGCTGGCAGGTCCCCACAGGGATGATATCAGCTTTGTAGTGAACGGCATTGATATTCGCAGGTTTGGTTCCCAGGGCCAGCAGAGGACAGCTGCATTATCTTTAAAGCTTTCCGAGCTGGAGCTGGTCAAAAAGATCAGCCGGGATGCTCCGGTGCTTCTGCTGGATGATGTGCTGTCAGAACTTGACAGCAGCCGTCAGAACCAGCTTTTAGATGCCATACAGGATATCCAGACTATGATCACCTGTACCGGTCTGGAGGATTTTGTGAACCACAGGTTCCACATTGACAAGATATTCAAGGTGGAAGAGGGAAAAGTTACAAGCCAAAATTAA
- the rnpA gene encoding ribonuclease P protein component — MKRFPSIKKNSDFQNIYRNGKSYANRLLVMYVMRNGEESNQLGISVSKKVGNSVVRHHIARLMREIFRLNNEKIETGLNIIVVARTAAAASDYKHLEGAYMHLCGLHHILKESK, encoded by the coding sequence ATGAAACGATTTCCTTCCATTAAGAAAAACAGTGACTTTCAGAATATATACAGAAATGGAAAGTCCTACGCAAATCGTCTTCTTGTTATGTATGTAATGAGAAACGGGGAAGAATCAAACCAGCTTGGCATATCGGTCAGCAAAAAAGTAGGCAACAGTGTGGTACGACATCATATTGCCAGACTGATGCGGGAGATATTCCGGCTGAACAATGAAAAAATTGAGACTGGGTTAAACATCATCGTTGTGGCGAGAACTGCCGCAGCAGCATCAGATTACAAACATTTGGAAGGTGCTTATATGCACCTGTGCGGACTGCATCATATTTTAAAAGAATCGAAGTGA
- the gyrB gene encoding DNA topoisomerase (ATP-hydrolyzing) subunit B, which produces MGEQYGADQIQILEGLEAVRKRPGMYIGSTSARGLHHLVYEIVDNAVDEALAGYCDSIDVTINPDNSITVIDDGRGIPVDIQKKAGLPAVEVVFTILHAGGKFGNGGYKVSGGLHGVGASVVNALSEWLEVLVYRDGNIYKQRYERGKVCYPLKVVGNCSADKHGTTVTFLPDKEIFEETVYDYDTLRIRLRETAFLTKNLKIILRDDREEKKEETFHYEGGIREFVTYLNKGKAPLYENVLYCEGTKEGVYVEVSMQHNDSYTENIYTFVNNINTPEGGTHLTGFKNALTKTFNDYARKNKLLKDNEESLSGEDIREGLTAIISVKISEPQFEGQTKQKLGNSEARAAVDSIVSEQLTYFLEQNPAVAKVMCEKSILAQRARAAARKARDLTRRKSALDGMALPGKLADCSDKNPENCEIYIVEGDSAGGSAKTARSRATQAILPLRGKILNVEKARMDKVYANAEIKAMITAFGTGIHDDFDISKLRYHKIIIMTDADVDGAHISTLLLTFIYRFMPELIKQGYVYLAQPPLYKIEKNKKVWYAYSDEELNSILMDIGRDNSNKIQRYKGLGEMDAEQLWETTMDPERRILLRVTMDEETTSEVDLTFTTLMGDQVEPRRDFIAQNAKKVKNLDI; this is translated from the coding sequence ATGGGAGAGCAGTACGGAGCAGATCAGATTCAGATTCTGGAAGGACTTGAGGCGGTCAGAAAACGTCCTGGCATGTACATTGGCAGCACATCTGCCCGCGGACTCCATCATCTGGTTTATGAGATCGTAGATAACGCAGTGGATGAGGCGCTGGCAGGATACTGCGATTCCATTGATGTGACCATTAATCCGGACAATTCCATTACCGTAATTGATGATGGACGTGGAATTCCGGTAGATATCCAGAAAAAAGCAGGACTTCCTGCAGTAGAGGTTGTATTTACCATCCTTCACGCAGGTGGTAAGTTCGGAAATGGCGGTTATAAAGTATCCGGCGGTCTCCACGGTGTAGGCGCATCTGTTGTAAATGCATTGTCTGAATGGCTGGAAGTTTTAGTATACCGTGATGGAAATATTTATAAACAGCGTTATGAAAGGGGCAAAGTCTGCTATCCGTTAAAAGTGGTAGGAAACTGCAGCGCAGATAAGCATGGTACTACTGTTACCTTCCTTCCGGATAAGGAGATCTTTGAGGAAACCGTATATGATTATGATACATTAAGAATCCGTTTAAGAGAAACTGCTTTCCTCACTAAGAACTTAAAGATCATTTTAAGAGATGACAGAGAAGAAAAGAAAGAAGAAACTTTCCACTATGAAGGTGGTATCCGCGAGTTCGTTACCTACTTAAACAAGGGAAAAGCACCTCTTTATGAAAATGTTCTTTACTGTGAAGGTACAAAAGAAGGCGTTTATGTAGAGGTTTCCATGCAGCATAATGACTCCTATACAGAGAACATTTATACATTTGTAAATAACATCAATACTCCGGAAGGCGGTACCCACCTTACCGGCTTTAAGAATGCCCTTACAAAGACCTTTAATGACTATGCGAGAAAGAACAAGCTGTTAAAGGACAATGAAGAAAGTCTTTCAGGCGAAGATATCCGTGAGGGCTTAACAGCCATTATAAGCGTTAAGATTAGCGAACCCCAGTTTGAAGGCCAGACTAAACAGAAACTGGGAAACAGTGAGGCAAGGGCAGCTGTAGACAGCATCGTAAGCGAGCAGCTGACCTATTTCCTGGAGCAGAACCCGGCAGTTGCCAAGGTCATGTGTGAAAAGTCCATTCTGGCACAGCGTGCAAGAGCTGCAGCAAGAAAGGCACGGGATCTGACACGTCGCAAATCGGCTTTAGACGGTATGGCTCTTCCAGGAAAACTGGCAGACTGTTCTGACAAGAACCCTGAAAACTGCGAGATCTACATTGTAGAGGGAGATTCTGCAGGCGGTTCAGCAAAAACTGCACGTTCCAGAGCGACACAGGCCATCCTTCCTCTTCGCGGAAAAATCTTAAACGTAGAAAAGGCAAGAATGGATAAAGTCTATGCTAATGCGGAGATCAAGGCTATGATCACTGCTTTTGGCACCGGTATCCATGATGATTTCGACATCAGCAAGCTGCGCTACCACAAAATCATCATCATGACCGATGCGGATGTAGATGGTGCCCATATCAGTACGCTGCTTCTTACATTTATATACCGTTTTATGCCGGAGCTGATCAAGCAGGGCTATGTATATCTGGCTCAGCCGCCGTTATACAAGATCGAGAAAAATAAAAAAGTATGGTATGCTTACAGTGACGAGGAATTAAATTCCATTCTTATGGACATTGGCCGTGACAACAGCAACAAGATCCAGCGTTACAAAGGTCTGGGAGAAATGGATGCAGAGCAGCTTTGGGAGACTACCATGGATCCGGAACGTCGTATTTTACTGCGCGTGACCATGGATGAAGAGACCACATCAGAAGTAGACCTTACTTTTACTACGCTTATGGGTGATCAGGTAGAGCCAAGACGGGATTTCATTGCCCAGAATGCAAAGAAAGTTAAGAATCTGGATATTTAA
- a CDS encoding YidC/Oxa1 family membrane protein insertase codes for MNSLAGAVVLTKTGGILGPIAGILGWIMDLLFRFTSTFGIENIGLCIILFTLVTKILMMPLTIKQQKSSKLMAVMQPEINAIQKKYKGKENDQKSAMMMQAEMKAVYEKYGTSMTGGCLPLAIQMPIIFALYRVIYNIPAYVQSVRGYYETVISQLPAGYQTQDVFTQLAQACRMTGDKFDFTNVNTVIDLLYKFTAQQWQTFIGAFPAAGEAAVEGGVNAVQAIEKMQNFFGLNIAYTPWQVITNFFSGGTGTITMVIAAIAIPVLAGASQWYSTKLMTANQPKQVEENPTSDMMKSMNVTMPLMSVFFCFTFASGIGIYWVAQSVFTVIQQMVINSYLNKVDMDELVQKNVEKTNKKRAKKGLPPTKVGNVDDMLKKYEEKESREESARMAKIAKSKAQVEESNKYYNQDAKPGSLASKAGMVAKYNERQEKGNKK; via the coding sequence TTGAACAGTTTAGCTGGCGCAGTTGTTTTGACGAAAACAGGCGGTATTCTGGGGCCAATCGCCGGAATCTTAGGCTGGATCATGGATCTTTTGTTCCGTTTTACCAGTACCTTCGGCATTGAGAATATCGGTCTGTGCATTATCCTGTTTACACTGGTTACAAAGATACTGATGATGCCGCTGACTATTAAGCAGCAGAAATCATCTAAGCTTATGGCTGTTATGCAGCCGGAGATCAATGCAATCCAGAAAAAATACAAGGGCAAAGAAAACGACCAGAAATCTGCTATGATGATGCAGGCAGAGATGAAAGCGGTTTACGAAAAGTATGGTACATCTATGACAGGCGGATGTCTGCCACTGGCTATCCAGATGCCGATCATTTTCGCTTTGTACCGTGTTATCTATAATATCCCGGCTTATGTACAGTCTGTAAGAGGATATTATGAAACCGTTATCAGTCAGCTGCCGGCTGGTTATCAGACACAGGATGTGTTTACACAGCTTGCACAGGCATGCAGAATGACTGGCGACAAATTTGATTTTACTAACGTAAATACAGTTATCGATCTATTATATAAATTCACTGCACAACAGTGGCAGACCTTTATCGGTGCGTTCCCTGCAGCAGGTGAAGCTGCCGTAGAAGGTGGTGTGAACGCAGTACAGGCCATTGAGAAGATGCAGAACTTCTTTGGACTGAACATTGCATATACACCATGGCAGGTGATTACGAATTTCTTCAGCGGCGGTACAGGAACCATCACAATGGTGATCGCGGCTATTGCAATTCCTGTTTTAGCAGGTGCCAGCCAGTGGTACAGCACTAAGCTGATGACTGCAAACCAGCCAAAGCAGGTGGAAGAAAATCCAACTTCTGATATGATGAAGTCCATGAACGTGACCATGCCGTTAATGTCTGTATTCTTCTGCTTTACCTTTGCTTCCGGTATTGGTATCTACTGGGTAGCACAGAGTGTGTTTACCGTTATCCAGCAGATGGTCATTAATTCTTACTTAAATAAAGTAGATATGGACGAGCTGGTACAGAAAAATGTAGAAAAGACTAACAAGAAGCGTGCGAAAAAAGGACTTCCGCCAACAAAGGTTGGAAACGTGGATGACATGCTGAAAAAGTATGAAGAAAAGGAATCCCGTGAAGAAAGCGCACGTATGGCTAAGATCGCAAAGAGCAAGGCCCAGGTGGAAGAGTCCAATAAGTATTATAACCAGGACGCAAAACCAGGAAGTCTGGCTTCCAAGGCCGGTATGGTAGCGAAGTATAATGAACGCCAGGAGAAGGGCAATAAAAAATAG
- the dnaN gene encoding DNA polymerase III subunit beta, translating to MKLRFQKDDIVNGISIVMKAVPSKTTMSILECILIDASSGEIKLTGNDMELGIETTVNGEILEHGKIALDAKLFSEITRRVSSQNAVVTIESDDKFNTTISCENSVFNIQGRDGDEFSYIPYIEKNKYISLSQFTLKEVIQQTIFSISPNDSNKMMAGELFEVNENQLKVVSLDGHRISIRNVTLKDHYENTKVIVPGKTLSEISKILGGDNEKEVLIYFSTNHILFEFDQTIVVSRLIEGEYFRINQMLSSDYETKVTINKKEFLDCIERATILIRENDKKPLILNVGDNSMELKLNSSFGSMNAELMIHKTGKDIMIGFNPKFLIDALRVIDDEEINIYMMNPKSPCFIKDEEANYIYLILPVNFNAASV from the coding sequence ATGAAGCTCAGATTTCAGAAAGATGATATTGTTAACGGCATCAGTATTGTTATGAAGGCCGTTCCTTCTAAAACAACCATGTCTATTTTAGAATGTATTCTCATCGATGCTTCTTCTGGTGAAATCAAACTGACTGGAAATGATATGGAGCTTGGAATTGAAACAACTGTAAATGGTGAGATCCTTGAACACGGAAAGATCGCTCTGGATGCAAAGCTTTTTTCCGAGATCACCAGACGGGTATCCAGCCAGAACGCAGTAGTTACTATTGAATCTGATGATAAATTCAATACAACCATCAGCTGTGAAAATTCTGTATTCAATATCCAGGGCCGTGACGGAGATGAATTTTCCTATATTCCTTATATTGAAAAAAATAAGTATATCAGCCTGTCTCAGTTCACTTTAAAAGAAGTGATCCAGCAGACGATCTTCTCCATTTCACCAAATGACAGCAACAAAATGATGGCCGGTGAATTATTTGAAGTCAATGAAAACCAGTTAAAAGTGGTATCTCTGGATGGCCACCGTATTTCCATCCGCAATGTTACCTTAAAAGATCATTATGAAAATACAAAAGTGATCGTTCCTGGAAAAACATTAAGCGAGATCAGCAAGATCTTAGGTGGAGACAATGAAAAAGAGGTGCTGATCTACTTCAGCACAAACCATATTTTATTTGAATTTGACCAGACTATCGTTGTTTCACGCCTGATCGAAGGAGAATATTTCCGTATCAACCAGATGCTTTCCAGTGACTATGAAACAAAAGTAACCATTAATAAAAAAGAATTTTTAGACTGTATTGAGCGCGCCACTATCCTGATCCGTGAAAATGACAAAAAACCGCTGATCTTAAATGTTGGCGATAATTCTATGGAATTAAAGTTAAATTCCAGTTTTGGTTCCATGAATGCGGAACTTATGATCCACAAGACCGGAAAGGACATTATGATCGGTTTTAATCCTAAATTTTTGATCGATGCCCTCCGTGTGATCGATGATGAAGAGATTAATATTTATATGATGAATCCAAAGTCCCCATGCTTTATCAAGGATGAGGAGGCTAACTACATCTACCTGATCCTTCCGGTAAACTTTAATGCAGCTTCAGTATAA
- the dnaA gene encoding chromosomal replication initiator protein DnaA, whose product MIDKIKENWEKILLILKEEHEVSDVSYRTWLQPLTPYEFKGNTVTIIVPEQTFLAYVKKKYGLLLQVTISEFLDQDCNVDFKVKDQIEEEKQAQAPSLIQKNKAVVSPDVIQSANLNPKYTFDTFVVGSNNNLAHAAALAVAESPGEIYNPLFIYGGVGLGKTHLMHAIAHFILKNNPRAKILYVSSETFTNELIDAIRNKNNITTTEFREKYRNNDVLLIDDIQFIIGKESTQEEFFHTFNTLYESKKQIIISSDKPPKEIETLEERLRSRFEWGLTVDIQSPDYETRMAILRKKEEMEGYNIDNEVIKYIATNIKSNIRELEGALTKIVALSRLNKCDITLGLAEEALKDIISPNAQREVTPNLIIQVVSDHFGITPLDISSQKRTKEIVYPRQIVMYLCRNMTETPLQSIGRILGGRDHTTIIHGSEKIAADMNKDDNLKNTIEILKKKINPQ is encoded by the coding sequence ATGATAGATAAAATTAAAGAAAACTGGGAAAAAATCCTACTGATTTTAAAAGAAGAACATGAAGTATCCGATGTTTCCTACCGGACATGGCTTCAGCCTTTAACTCCTTATGAATTCAAGGGAAATACCGTTACCATCATCGTTCCGGAACAGACATTTTTAGCCTATGTAAAAAAGAAATACGGCCTTTTACTGCAAGTTACCATTTCAGAATTCTTAGACCAGGACTGTAATGTGGATTTTAAAGTAAAAGATCAGATTGAGGAAGAAAAGCAGGCGCAGGCTCCTTCCCTTATCCAGAAAAATAAAGCAGTTGTAAGCCCAGATGTGATCCAAAGTGCCAACTTAAACCCAAAATATACCTTTGATACCTTCGTTGTAGGTTCCAACAACAACTTAGCCCATGCAGCTGCACTTGCAGTTGCGGAATCTCCCGGCGAGATCTACAACCCGCTTTTTATATACGGAGGCGTTGGTCTTGGAAAAACCCATCTGATGCATGCGATTGCTCATTTTATTTTAAAAAATAACCCACGCGCAAAGATCCTCTATGTCAGTTCCGAGACTTTCACCAATGAACTGATCGATGCGATCCGTAACAAAAACAACATTACAACCACAGAATTCAGGGAAAAATACCGCAATAATGATGTTCTTCTCATTGATGATATCCAATTTATTATAGGAAAGGAAAGTACCCAGGAGGAATTTTTCCATACCTTTAATACATTATATGAATCAAAAAAGCAGATTATCATATCTTCCGATAAACCACCAAAAGAAATTGAAACCCTGGAAGAACGTCTGCGCTCCCGTTTTGAATGGGGTCTTACTGTAGATATCCAGTCTCCGGACTATGAGACCCGTATGGCTATTCTGCGCAAAAAAGAAGAAATGGAAGGCTATAATATTGACAATGAAGTAATTAAATATATTGCCACCAATATTAAATCCAATATCCGTGAGCTGGAAGGTGCCCTCACAAAGATCGTCGCTCTCTCCCGCTTAAACAAATGTGATATTACCTTAGGTCTGGCGGAAGAAGCCTTAAAAGATATTATTTCCCCAAATGCCCAGCGGGAAGTAACACCAAACCTGATCATCCAGGTAGTTTCCGACCATTTTGGCATTACGCCTCTTGATATTTCATCTCAGAAGCGTACAAAAGAGATCGTTTATCCAAGACAGATCGTTATGTACCTATGCCGGAATATGACGGAAACTCCTCTGCAGTCTATAGGCCGTATCTTAGGCGGAAGGGACCATACTACCATCATCCATGGCTCTGAAAAGATCGCTGCAGATATGAACAAAGATGACAATCTTAAAAATACCATTGAGATCTTAAAGAAAAAGATCAATCCACAATAG
- a CDS encoding RNA-binding S4 domain-containing protein, with product METIKLRDEYIKLGQALKAAGFVESGVDAKYAIEDGLVYVNGEQAFQRGKKLVDGDVVTYEGQTIKIIK from the coding sequence ATGGAAACCATTAAGTTAAGGGATGAATATATCAAACTGGGTCAGGCTTTAAAGGCGGCCGGTTTTGTTGAGTCTGGTGTGGACGCAAAATATGCCATTGAAGATGGTCTTGTATATGTAAATGGAGAGCAGGCTTTCCAGAGAGGAAAGAAGCTGGTAGACGGAGATGTTGTCACCTATGAAGGCCAGACTATTAAGATCATCAAATAA